A window of Bacteroidia bacterium genomic DNA:
GCAATCACCAAAGCAGTAGGATTGGCATTTCCGATATCTTCTGATGCTAAAATGAGCATTCTTCGGGCAATAAAAAGAGGGTCTTCCCCTCCTTCAATCATCCGGGCGAGGTAATATACCGCTGCATTGGGGTCGCTACCCCGTATGGATTTTATAAAAGCCGAAATAATATCATAATGTTGTTCACCTGTCTTGTCGTAGAGTGCTATGTTTTGTTGGACAATTCCGAGAACTTTTTCATCTGTAATTTCGATAGAGTCTTGTCCCAGGTTTTTGACAACTAATTCGAACACATTCAGCAATCGTCTGGCATCACCACCTGACAATCTATAGAGTGCTTCTGTTTCGAGGAGTTGGATATTTTTTGATTTAAGAAAACCATCTTTTTGCATTGCCTGGGATAGGATGGAGAAGAGGTTTTCGTTGCTAAGGTGTTTGAGTACATAAACCTGGCAACGGCTGAGCAAGGCTGAAATTACTTCGAAGGAAGGGTTTTCGGTGGTGGCACCGATCAGGGTAACCCATCCTTTTTCAACAGCACCGAGCAGGCTATCTTGTTGACTTTTGCTAAATCTATGTATTTCATCAATAAATAAGACCGGGTTATTGGTTCCGAAAAACTGGTCACCTCTGGCCTTTTCAATTACTTCACGAATGTCTTTCACTCCGGAGTTGATGGCACTAAGGGAGTAGAACGGACGTTTAAGGCTATGTGAAACGATATTGGCCAGGGTAGTTTTTCCAACACCCGGAGGGCCCCACAGAATCATGGAAGGAAGCAGTCCACTTTCGATGGCACGACGGAGCACGGCATTAGGACCTGTTAAATGTTCCTGGCCGATGTACTCGTCCAATGTTTTTGGGCGCATTCGTTCGGCTAAGGGTATATTTTCATCCATGATACAAAGGTAAACTCCAACTTGAAAGATGGATTAAAAATGGAGGATTTTAGTTGGAATTTTAGTGATTAGAAATAAGATGAAAATTTTAGGATTCTTTACAGGCGAATTTAATCATGATTAGAGCCAATGTTTAAGTGTGTATCTTTGTTGAATGACGATTGAATCCATCCATGAACAATTTGGACCCGAAGCCCAGTCGGATAT
This region includes:
- a CDS encoding replication-associated recombination protein A encodes the protein MDENIPLAERMRPKTLDEYIGQEHLTGPNAVLRRAIESGLLPSMILWGPPGVGKTTLANIVSHSLKRPFYSLSAINSGVKDIREVIEKARGDQFFGTNNPVLFIDEIHRFSKSQQDSLLGAVEKGWVTLIGATTENPSFEVISALLSRCQVYVLKHLSNENLFSILSQAMQKDGFLKSKNIQLLETEALYRLSGGDARRLLNVFELVVKNLGQDSIEITDEKVLGIVQQNIALYDKTGEQHYDIISAFIKSIRGSDPNAAVYYLARMIEGGEDPLFIARRMLILASEDIGNANPTALVIA